Proteins encoded by one window of Fimbriiglobus ruber:
- a CDS encoding transposase, with product MIVHANKPLFAWDELQHSPTLATIRAALEAIPDAPLLHALQQRRHRGCDTYPVRVLWGVLLLAILLRHTTTEACLEELRRNAPLRLLIGIASEDAVPHGWNLTRFLAVLGQPEHLTLMRDLFDHMVQRLGLAVPDLGTHTAGDSTGLRGRLEPHAQRRAGEVADGLPQASGGRKEYKDDDGHVTKVVEWFGYKLHLLVDVRHEVVLAFDISDTKAGDNERIDALVDQAEANLPADRMKTLAYDKAADDIKVHEVLHDHDIKPVIQNRSCGPKDGEREKVIGGRVPLHVVHDEAGTVYCYDTTGPAPVRRAMSYAGHEKDRGTWKYRCPARVEGFACGSEAKCNEGKAYGMTVRVDQEIDLRRFPSIPRATPQFERLYKGRTAVERVNDRLKVFWGLDDGNVVGARRFCAHVSAVLLVHLACATLLAKAQRNEGSFGTLRLSPIAKKLEELVASEKATAKT from the coding sequence ATGATCGTCCATGCCAACAAACCCCTCTTCGCGTGGGATGAACTCCAACACTCGCCCACCCTCGCCACCATTCGCGCGGCCCTCGAAGCCATCCCGGACGCACCACTCCTCCACGCCCTCCAACAGCGGCGTCACCGCGGATGCGACACGTACCCCGTCCGCGTCCTGTGGGGCGTACTCCTCCTCGCCATCCTCCTCCGACACACCACGACCGAGGCGTGCCTCGAGGAACTCCGACGCAACGCCCCCCTGCGTCTGCTCATCGGCATCGCATCCGAGGACGCCGTGCCGCACGGCTGGAACCTGACCCGCTTCCTCGCCGTCCTCGGACAGCCCGAACATCTCACCCTCATGCGGGACCTCTTCGACCACATGGTTCAGCGACTCGGCCTCGCCGTTCCCGACCTCGGCACCCACACGGCCGGCGATTCCACCGGCCTGCGGGGGCGGCTCGAACCCCATGCACAACGCCGGGCCGGTGAGGTCGCCGACGGACTCCCCCAGGCCAGCGGCGGACGCAAGGAGTACAAGGACGACGACGGCCACGTCACCAAAGTCGTCGAATGGTTCGGGTACAAACTGCACCTGCTCGTCGACGTGAGACACGAAGTCGTCTTGGCGTTCGACATCAGCGACACCAAGGCCGGCGACAACGAGCGGATTGACGCTCTGGTCGACCAAGCCGAGGCGAACCTACCCGCCGACCGCATGAAAACGCTGGCCTACGACAAGGCGGCGGACGACATTAAGGTCCACGAGGTGCTCCACGATCACGACATCAAACCGGTGATCCAGAACCGGTCGTGTGGGCCGAAGGACGGCGAGCGGGAGAAGGTGATCGGCGGTCGGGTGCCGCTGCACGTGGTCCACGACGAAGCCGGTACGGTCTACTGCTACGACACGACCGGCCCGGCCCCGGTCCGCCGGGCGATGAGTTACGCGGGCCACGAGAAGGATCGCGGGACATGGAAATATCGGTGCCCGGCCCGGGTGGAAGGGTTCGCGTGTGGCAGCGAGGCCAAATGCAACGAGGGGAAGGCGTACGGGATGACGGTGCGGGTGGACCAAGAGATCGACTTGCGACGGTTCCCGTCGATCCCGCGAGCCACGCCGCAGTTCGAGCGGCTGTACAAGGGACGGACCGCCGTGGAACGGGTAAATGATCGGCTGAAGGTGTTCTGGGGGTTGGACGACGGCAACGTGGTCGGCGCGCGTCGGTTCTGTGCGCACGTCTCGGCGGTGCTGTTGGTGCACTTGGCGTGTGCGACGTTGCTCGCGAAGGCGCAGCGAAACGAGGGATCCTTCGGAACGCTACGCCTGTCGCCGATTGCCAAGAAATTGGAAGAACTGGTGGCCTCGGAGAAGGCGACGGCCAAAACCTGA